The Allocoprobacillus halotolerans nucleotide sequence ATGATGGTCATTTTTGTGGCAATTGTCCACGCTGTACACAATTTGATAGCTATACATATTGTATGGAATATAAAGATAAATTAGCGGTAAATCCAACTTATGGTGAACGTCCAAGACAACCTTATACAATTACAATGGGAGCAAAAAGTTTAATGCGTGTTCAACATCTTGTCATGATTGTTAATGGAAAAGAAAAAGCAGAAATTTTTAAGCGTTTTATTGAAGAACCTGTCAATGAAGAAGTGCCTGCAACGATTTTAAAACTGCATCCTAATTTTACAGTGATTTGTGATGATGAGGCAGCATCTTTGTTGTCAATTGAAGATGAATCTCGATTATAAAAAGCGATAGTTTATTCTATCGCTTTTAATGATATTCTGAACATTTTTGGGCATCAATAGCTAAGACAATCATTAAAACATACAAAGCATTTTCAGGTTTGACAATATCTAAAACATAAGTATCTGTTAAATGATAAATATCTTTAGAAATATCTGCAATAACAACTCCATGACGATCCTTAATTTGATAATTCCATTCCAACCAATTTCCTTCAACAGTCCAATCATTGCAATCTAAAACAAATTTAGGTTTAAATATAGTGATTTGCTTTTTAATGCATCCTACATATTCATCTTGAATAAACATCTCAAATTGGGGTTTTAATGTAAGAACAACTTCTTTTAATCTCCCCACTTTTTGATCATTTTGATAAATGTCTAGACAATGTCCAAAACTTAATTTACCATTTACACTATATATTGTATGCTCATGTTCATCATAAATATCATAGCTATCTAGCCATGAAAATAAACGTTGTTTAAAAAGTAGTTTCATAGAAAGCCTCCTTTCAATCAGTATATCAAAAATAAAAAGACATCACAATCATGATGTCTAATATAAACGTCGGCATGTATACCATTCTCTTTGCCAATAACTATAATTTAAATTTGCAACCTGAATGGCTTTTCCAGTTGAAGGGGCATGAACCATTTTATTATCTCCAATATAGATACCAACATGATGCACACCACTGGCTTTACCATTATCACTGAACAAGATAATATCCCCAGCTTGTAACTGGCTCTTAGTTACACCTTTTCCAGCATTAATTAATGATCCTGTGTAATGAATACGACCTAAATCAACACCTGCTTGATAATGTGCCCAATTGACTAATCCAGAACAGTCAAATTGTGTCCAGTTAGGATTTTTAATACTACTCCAGCTATGTCCTCCACCCCAGACATACATATAACCTTGACGTGTTAAAGCTTTATTAGCAATCGCCAATCCTAATTCTTCACTTGATGTTAAAGTGTTATCAGAAGAAGTGTTATTGTTTTCTTCTTGTGAAGTATTGTTGTTTTCTTGATTAGAACTATTGTTTTCTTGATTCGTATTGCTAGACTGATTATTATCAGTACTTGGTTTTTGTGGTTGAGAAGGTTTGGCAGCTGGTTTTTTATTAGGTGTTGCCTGAGTCACATTGTTTACTTTTGAGGCATCAGAAGCTTTCTGAATAGCAGCTAAGTTTTTTTGAATGGATTCAATGGACTCTTGATTAGCAGCAGCCTCAGATGTATTGTCAGCCACAGTTTTATTTTGTTCTGTTAATTTTGCCTGGAATGTTTTTTGTAGGCTTGCTTGTTCTTTTTTATCTTCTTCTAAAGATGCTTTTAAATTCTTTAAAGTTGTTTCCTGTTTTTGAACTTCTTTTATATTTTCATTAATTTGAGCTATAAGTTCGTTATCATAATTTGTAATTTCTTTAATATTCATGACACGACCCATAAAATCTGATATTGTATCAGCACCAAAGATATATGTTGTAAAAATATTGGAATTAATAGTTGTTTGCATACTATACAAACGTTCTTGAAGTTTTTCGCTTTGTTCTTCAACTTCTTTTTTAATTTTTCAATACTTTTCTGGATATAGTTTAATTCACTTTTTGCAGATTCTATTTTTGTATCAATCTGTGTAATCTTTTCAGCAATCTTTGCAATATCTTCTTTTGTATCTTGAGCATCTTTTTTAGCCTGAGAGGCTTCTTCTTTAAGTTCTTTGTTTTTATCATATAAATAACTGTTAAATTCTTTACATGTTTTTTGTTGACTGTTTGTCAATTTTGAAGAAGAACATAATTTGATATATTTTGATTCTTTGCCTTCAAAATCTGTAGCGTTCACACTATACAGTGATGCAAAGAGACAAACTAACATGCTTAATGACAAAAACGATGCGACAATCTTCTTTTTAAACACTTAGATTTCCTCCTTTATTGACTTCCTACTTTCTATTCTAAAGCATTTTTAAAAACTGTCAAATGAAATAGAGAAAATATTATTGGAATTTTATGGGAATTCATGTGAAAAAAGGAAATAACAAATTTTGTCATTTCCTTTCTTTATTATTGATGGTTTGCAATCACACGTTTTGTTACATGATCAGGTGCAAACTCATAACCTAGAAATTCCATATCAAAGAAGCCTTGACCTTGTGTCATTGCTCGTAAATCAACAGCGTAATTCATGACTTCTTCCTGAGGAGCTTCAGCAGTAATCTTAATTAAACCATCTTCTAAGATTTCACTACCCATCACACGTGCACGTTTTTTATTGAAATGTCCCATAATATCTCCCGTAAATTTTTCATCAATATAAACATGCAAAGTCATAAATGGTTCTAATAAAGCAGGTTTTGCTTTTTCCATTGCTTCTTTAAAACACATAATAGTTGCTGTTTTAAATGCCATCTCAGATGAGTCAACACTATGATATGAACCATCAATTAAAGTTGCTTTAATACCTAAAACAGGATATTGAGCCAAAATACCATGTTTTGTTGCTTCAATCAAACCTTTTTCAACAGCTGGGAAGTATGCTTTAGGAACGGCACCACCAAAGATCTTTTCTTCAAAGATAAATGGGATAGTATAATCATGAGAAGGTTCAAATGTCATTTCAACATCACCATATTGCCCATGACCACCAGATTGTTTCTTATATTTATAACGTTGTGTCACTTGACCACGAATTGTTTCACGATAAGGAATAATAATATTATCTAAAGTGACATCAATATTAAATCTTTCTTTTAATTTAGAAACAACACTATCAATATGAATATCACCAATTCCATAAATACATTGTTGTTTGGTTTCACCATTATTTTCAAATTTTAATGTTTTATCTTCTTCTAAAAGCTTATTTAAAGCATTTGTAATCTTTTCTTCATTCGCTTTACCAACTGGTTTAATAGCCTTACCATAATAAGGTTGAGAGAATAAAATTGTTTCATAAGTGATACGATAATCTAAAGTACATAATGTGTCATTTGTTTGGGTATATGATAATTTAGATAAAGCACCAATATCACCAGCATTTAAACAATCTGTTTCAATTAAATCTTTACCTTTCATGACATAGATTTTATTTAATTTTTCAGCTTCTTTTTTCTGAACATTAAATAATGTCATACCTGAACGAATGGATCCCGTACAAACTTTAAATAAAGAAATACGTCCAACAAAAGGATCAGCAATTGTTTTAAAAACAAATAAAGAAGGTGCAAGTGATTCATCAAAACCAATTAAATCATCTTCATCTGTTTCTTCATTATGCACAACCATTGAATTGACCATATCTCCAGCAGCACTAAAGAAAGCAACCATTGAATTTAAAATAATTTGAATACCTATCTGGTTTGTACCACATAAAACAGGAATTAATGTTTTATTCATAACACCTTGACGTAAAGCCCAAGAAATTTCTTCTTTAGTGAATGGTTCTTCATTAATATATTTTTCTAATAATTCATCATTCGTATTTGCAACAGCTTCGTCAATCATGTTTTTGATAGGTGTGATTTTATCCCACATATCATCAGGAATAGGACAAGGATGTGTTTGTTCACCATCAAAATAACGTCCTTCCATTTTCGCAACATTGACATATCCCACCATCTTTGAACCTTCCATGATTGGAACTTGGATTGGAGCAATCGCTTTACCATATGTCATTTTTAAATCTTCCAATTTTTGTTGATAAGCCGCATTTGGATAATCTAATCCACTGATATAAATCATTTTGGCTTTGTCATACGCTTTATGCATGGCTTCTTTTGTGCCAACACTAATACCTTCTGTAGCAGGTACAACAATTAAGGCACTTTCTGCAACTTTTAAAGCAGCTTCTACTTCACCTACAAAGTCAAAAGAACCAGGTGTGTCTAATAAGTTGATTTTACAGTTATTCCATTCTAATGGAATAACTGATAATCCAACCGAAGAATGTCTTTTGATTTCTTCAGGTGAATAATCACTAAGGGTATTCCCATCTTCAATTTTTCCAATACGATTTGTTAAACCAGCACGATAGGCCATCGCTTCAATCACGCTGGTTTTGCCACTCCCAGAGTGACCTAACACAACGACATTTCCAATTTCGTTTGAGTGATAAGCTCTCATTATCATCACGCTCCTTTAATATTTTTTGGAATATCTTTCTTCTATTCTAACACATTTACAAAATAATGAAAACGGTTACAGCATAATTATAGTGAAATTTATAGAAAAAGATGTTATGATAACACTAGGAGGATAAAACATGGAAGTTGGATTAATTATTATATTGTTTTTATCAAATGCTTTTGCATTGGATTGTCTTTATAATAAAAGAATAAAAACAACAGGCGCTTTATTGATTTTGAATTTATGTTTAACTGTAGCTTTGGCATACCAATTTGAACAAATGGAAAAGATTGTTCATTTGTTGTTAGGATGTATTGCCTTAATTATTTTATTTTTTGGTGTAAAATTTTATTTAAAGAAGAAAAAGAAGATACGATGAATACAAGTCATCGTATGATTGAAGAGAAAGAGGATGAACTATGAAAACAATTGATTTTGAAATTGAAATGGAAAATGGAGAAGTGATGTCGGGTGAGTTATATCCTGAGATTGCCCGCGTACGGTGAAAAATTTTGTGGACTTGATTGAAAGTCATTTTTATGATGGATTAATTTTCCATCGTGTCATTGCTGGATTTATGATACAAGGAGGTGGGTATGATAAAGATATGCATATTCATGAAACACCTGCCATTAAAGGTGAATTTAAAAGTAATGGAATTGATAATCCATTGTTGCATACCAGAGGTGTGCTTTCAATGGCCCGTACGATGATAAAAGATTCTGCGAGTTCACAATTCTTTATTATGCATGAAGATGCTCCTCACTTAGATGGCGATTATGCAGCGTTTGGTAAGATTACCAAAGGAAAACATGTCATTGATGAAATTGCTAATGTTGCTACAGATGCCAGAGATTGTCCATTAGAACCAGTCGTTATTAAAACAATGAGGTTAATCTAGTATGAAACTATTTTATTTAAAGAATTGTCCATATTGTCGTCAGGCATTAACGTGGATTCAAGAGTTATATCAAGAAGATGAAAAATATCAGCAAGTTCCATTAGAAATGATTGAAGAAAGTGAACAGAGTGAATTGGCTGATCGTTATGATTATTATTATGTTCCTTGTTTTTTGAAGATCAGAAAAAACTTCATGAAGGAGCAGCTTCTAAAGACATTATTCAAAAGATATTTGAGGACTATTTAAAGGAGGAAAACAAATGAAAATTTTAGTCACAGGAGGGGCAGGCTATATTGGCAGCCATACAGTTGTAGAATTAATGCAGGAAGGTCATGAAGTTGTGATTGTTGATAACTTTTATAATTCTAAACCAGAAGCATTGGATAATATTACCAAGATTACTGGAAAAAGACCGACTTTTTATGAAGTGGATTGCTTAGATGAAATGGCTATGGAAAAGGTTTTTCAGGAACATCATATTGATGGAGCTATTCATTTTGCTGGTTATAAAGCGGTTGGTGAATCCGTTCAAAAACCAATGGAATATTATCAAAATAACTTGATGAGTACGCTAGTTTTATGTCAGTTATTAAGAAAATATAACTGTAAGAATTTGATTTTTTCATCAAGTGCAACAGTTTATGGAAATCCTCATACTGTTCCAATCAAAGAAGATTTCCCATTAGGACCAACAACAAATCCTTATGGTACAACAAAATTAATGATTGAAAATATTTTAAGAGATATTTATATTTCTGATGATGAATGGAATATCGTCTTATTAAGATATTTTAATCCAATTGGTGCTCATGCCAGTGGATTGTTAGGTGAAGATCCTAATGGTATTCCTAACAATTTGGTGCCTTATATTTCAAAAGTTGCAGTTGGAGAACTTGAATGTTTAGGTGTCTTTGGAAATGATTATGATACACCTGATGGAACAGGAGTCAGAGATTATATTCATGTGGTTGACTTAGCCAAAGGGCATGTTAAAGCGTTGAAAAAATTAACTGGAGATCATGGTGTCTATACTTATAACTTAGGGACAGGACATGGTTATAGTGTTTTGGACATTGTTAAAGCATATGAAAAAGCCAATGATGTGAAAGTTAATTATGAAATCAAGCCAAGACGTGCGGGTGATATTGCGACTTGTTATGCTGATCCAACAAAAGCCAGAGAAGAACTTGGTTGGGTGGCTGAAAAAACATTGGAAGATATGTGTAAAGACGCATATCACTTTATCACAAAGAATCGTTAAAAGTATCTTTCGGGATACTTTTTTCATAACAAAAACTTCCCTGCATAAGTCAATAGGGACTTGCAAAAAAGTCGGGGGGGGGTATATAATAGAAGTGAGGAGGATATATGATGAATGAAAATGTCATTGAAGTCAAAAAGCTATCTAAACAATTTGCCACAACGATTGCTTTAGAGAACTGTGATTTGATGATAAAAAAAGGAGAAATTTTTGGCTTTTTAGGGCCCTCGGGAGCTGGTAAGACAACGACAATTAAATTGTTGACGGGGCAATTAAAAAATGATAGTGGCGATATTTTGGTTTTGGGTGAAAATCCTTTTTCATCGAAGATGAAACAAAAGATTGGAATTATGAGTGATAACAGTGGATTATATGAGAAGATGAGTGTTTATGATAATTTGTTGTTGTTTACAAAAATCTATGATATTGATAAAAGTTGTATTGAAAAAGTTTTAGCAGAAGTTGATTTGTTGGATGTTAAAAATCAGCAGGTCAGTCAATTATCAAAAGGAATGAAACAAAGATTAATTTTTGCAAGAACAATTATTCATTCACCATCACTTTTGTTTTTGGATGAACCCACAGCAAACCTTGATCCTTCAACAGCTCAAGAAGTCAGAGAGATTATAAAAAAATTAAATGCAAAGGGAACAACCGTCTTTTTAACAACACACAATATGGAAGAAGCAGATGAAATGTGTCATCGTGTTGCTTTCTTGAATCATGGACATATTATTGAAAGTGGCGAACCAGAGGCTTTGAAGTTAAAGTATTCAAAACAATTGATTCGTATAAAAACGGATAAAAAAGATTATACGATTCCTTTAGATAAGCCCCTTTTAAAACAGGAATTAGAACAGATGAATGAATTATTAATGATTCATTCTATTGAACCAAGTTTAAAAGAAGTCTTTTTAACACTTACAAAGGAGGAATCATAATGAATATACGTATTTGTAAAGCTTTATTTATGAAAGATTTAAAGAATTGTTTTGTGAATAAAAATGTCTTTTTGATGTTAGCTTTACCAGTCTTATTTGGTGCGATGTATAATTTTTTATTGAGTGATATATTAGAAGGAGCGACTGGTAGTTTTGTTATTGTGCTTTGTATTGTCATGACAATATCAATTGTACCTTTGAATGTTCTAGCTAATATGGTTGCTGAAGAAAAAGAAAAACATACATTACGCTCATTAATGCTTGCAAATGTCAGTGCGACAGATTTTTTAGTAAGTAAAGCAATGGTTGCTTTAGGATTAATGTTAATTGATGGTATACTTATTTTTCTTGTCTGTGGACAACCTTTAGGGCAATTAGGATATTTTATATTATTTTTTGTCCTTTCATCTTTAGGTGTTCTTTTCTTTGGCGCTTTAGTTGGTTTATTGGCTAAAGATCAAATGAGTGCTGGGACATTAAGTTCACCATTAATGATTTTCTTAATGTTACCACCAATGTTTAGTCAGTTTAATGAAGTGATTGGAAAAGTGGCATTATTGTTTCCTACTACATCTTTTCAAACATTATATTTACAATTATCTCAAACATCGTTTTGGAATCAAGATGTATTTATTGCGATGGTTGTTTGTTTGATTTGGGTTATTGTTGGAATTATTGCTTTTATTTACGGTTATCGAAAAAAGGATTGGATGATTAGAGAAATCTTGAGGGTTTTTCTTTTTTTCATTTTGATAAGATGATAGAATAAAAGTAAGAAGGTGATAGGATGGTTAGAAAACATATTATTTTTAAAGGACACGTTCAAGGTGTTGGCTTTCGTATTACATTTTATCAACAGGCAACACGTCTTCATTTAACAGGCTGGGTCAGAAATTTAAGTAACGGTGATGTTGAAGCTTGTGTGCAAGGGGAATGGTCTTTGATTCAACAGGCTATTATGCATATGCAAAGTATTCGCTATATTCGTATTGATCATTATGATATAGAAGATTTAGCTGTTTTAGAAAACGAAAAGAGTTTTGAAATGAAATATTGATACTCATTTTGCTGGTTGAAAATGAGAAAATAATTTTCCGTCAAATTATCAGTTTTACTCTTTTATTTTGTCTATAAATAAGCTATAATGTTTCTAGATAATAAAATCAAATCATCGAGATAAAATCAAAAAGTATTGATAAAATCAATGCTTTTTGATTTTGTTTGTGAGATTTTTAAAAACTAGGGAGTGATGGTGTATATTCCTTTTCTTTAGATGATGAATATGATACACTAACTATTACAATAACAAGGAGGAAGGGTTTTATGAAGATTATTAAACGTAATGGAGCTGAAGTGATATTTGACCAATCGAAGATTACAGCTGCTATTGAAAAAGCGAATAATGAGGTTGTCAGCAAGGATAGATTATCAGATGAAGATATTGATAATATTACAAACAATGTGAAATATCAATGTGAAAAAATGAAACGAGCATTGAATGTTGAAGAAATTCAAAATCTTGTTGAAAATGAAATTATGAAATTAAATGCTTTTGCGGTAGCGAGAAAATATATTACATATCGTTATATGCGTGCATTGGTGCGTAAATCTAATACGACAGATGAACAGATTTTAAGTTTGATTGAATGTGCTAATGAAGAAGTGAAACAAGAAAATTCAAATAAAAATCCAACTGTTAATAGTGTTCAACGTGATTATATGGCAGGAGAAGTGAGTAAGGATATTACGAAACGTTTATTGTTGCCAGGACATATTGTTAAAGCTCATGAAGAGGGGATTATTCATTTCCATGATTCAGATTATTTTGCACAACATATGCATAATTGCTGTTTAGTCAATCTTGAAGATATGTTACAAAATGGAACAGTCATCAGTGAAACAATGATTGAAAGACCAAAGAGTTTTTCAACAGCTTGTAATATTGCGACACAAATTATTGCGCAAGTAGCCAGCTCACAATATGGAGGACAAAGTATCAGCTTATCTCATCTTGCTCCTTTTGTTGATGTCAGTCGTCAAAAATTTAGAAAAGAAGTACGTGAAGAATTTGAACAGGAAAATATTCCAGTGACAGAAGAACAGATTAATGAATTGGCTGAATATCGTGTGCGTAAAGAAATTAATCGTGGTGTTCAAATGATTCAATATCAGGTCATTACTTTAATGACAACAAATGGCCAGGCACCATTTGTGACAGTCTTTATGTATTTAAATGAAGTGCCTGATGGACAAGTGAAAGATGATTTGGCTTTAATTATTGAAGAAACATTAAATCAAAGAATTTTAGGTGTGAAAAATGAAAATGGTGTGTATGTCACACCAGCTTTCCCTAAATTAATTTATGTTTTAGAGGAAGATAATATTAGTGAAGATAGTCGTTATTGGTATTTAACAGAATTAGCTGCAAAATGTACAGCTAAACGAATGGTTCCTGATTATATTTCTGAAAAGAAAATGTTGGAATTAAAAGTGGATAAAAACAATGAAGGACATTGTTATACATGTATGGGATGTCGTAGTTTCTTAACACCATATGTTGATCCAAAAACAAATCAACCTAAGTATTATGGACGTTTTAATCAAGGGGTTGTCACTATTAATCTTGTGGATGTGGCTTGTTCATCACAAGGTGATATGAAAGAATTCTGGCGTATTATGGATGAAAGATTGGCTTTATGTAAAGAAGCTTTAATGTGTCGTCATAATCGCTTAAAAGGAACAGTCAGTGATGTGGCACCAATTTTATGGCAATATGGAGCTCTTGCGAGACTTCAAAAAGGAGAAACACTTGATCAATTGCTTTATGGTGGTTATTCAACAATTTCACTTGGTTATGCAGGACTTTGTGAATGTGTGAAATATATGACAGGAAAATCACATACTGATCCTGAGGCTACACCGTTTGCCTTAGAAGTGATGCAACATTTAAATGATGCTTGTGCTTTATGGAAAGCTCAAGAAAATATTGATTTTAGTTTATATGGTACCCCAATTGAATCAACAACATATAAATTTGCAAAATGTTTACAAAAACGTTTTGGAAAGATTCCTGGTGTGACTGATAAAAACTATATTACAAACAGTTATCATGTCAATGTGACTGAAGAAATTGATGCTTTTACAAAATTAACATTTGAATCACAATTCCAAAAATTATCACCAGGAGGAGCTATCAGCTATGTTGAAGTTCCTAATATGCAAGATAATATTGAAGCTGTTTTAGCGGTAATGAAACATATTTATGAACATATTATGTATGCAGAATTAAATACAAAGAGTGATTATTGTATGGAATGTGGCTATGATGGAGAAATTCAAATCAAAGAAGATAAAGATGGAAAATTGATTTGGGTATGTCCAAATTGTGGCAATACAAATCAGGATAAAATGAGCGTAGCCAGACGTACATGTGGATATATTGGAACACAGTTCTGGAATCAGGGACGTACACAAGAAATTAAGGAACGTGTCTTACACTTATAAAAATGAAGTATGCAACTATTAAAACTGTTGATATAGCCAATGGAACAGGAGTGCGTGTGTCACTCTTTGTTTCTGGCTGTACCCATCGTTGTCCTGATTGTTTTAATGAAATTGCATGGGATTTTCAATATGGTCAAGATTTCACGCAAGAAACGATAGATTTTATTTTAAAGGCACTTTCACCAGAACATATTGCTGGATTAACTCTTTTAGGTGGGGAACCAATGGAATTAGTCAATCAAGAAGGTTTGTTGCCTTTATTAAGACAAGTGCGCAATACTTATCCTGATAAAAATATCTGGTGTTATACAGGTTATTTGTATGAAGATTTGTTACCTGGTGGTAGAGCTTATGGTGAAAATACAGACGAGATTTTAAGCTATATTGATATATTGGTGGATGGTCCTTTTATTGTCAGTCAAAAGAATATTCGTTTAAAATTCAGGGGATCTGAAAATCAAAGAATTATTGATATAAAGCGAACAAATCAAGCTTGTCAAGTTGTTTTGTGGGATGAAAAGTGATTAAAAAAATCACTTTTTTTGTGTGAAAAATAAAAAATAAGATGATAAAAAATAAAAAAATCCTAAAATAAGTAGATATTTTTATGGAAATTATATATAATGTTAAATGCAGTGGAAGGAGGATTTTCAATGAAGGAAGGCATTAGAAGAGAGTATAAAAAGCAATATGATGCTTCAACAAAAAGAATTGATGTTGTCGATGTGCCAGAATTTAATTTTCTGATGGTTGATGGAATCGGAAATCCCAATGTGGAAGAGTTTAAATTAAAAGCTGAGGCTTTACATATATTATCTAAAGCAATTAAAGATTATTTTAAAGAAAAGATGGATTTATTATATTTAATTTCTCCATTAGAAGGCTTATGGGATACATATGATAATAGCCAATTTGATGTCACAAGAAAGAAAATGATTAA carries:
- a CDS encoding ABC transporter permease, with product MNIRICKALFMKDLKNCFVNKNVFLMLALPVLFGAMYNFLLSDILEGATGSFVIVLCIVMTISIVPLNVLANMVAEEKEKHTLRSLMLANVSATDFLVSKAMVALGLMLIDGILIFLVCGQPLGQLGYFILFFVLSSLGVLFFGALVGLLAKDQMSAGTLSSPLMIFLMLPPMFSQFNEVIGKVALLFPTTSFQTLYLQLSQTSFWNQDVFIAMVVCLIWVIVGIIAFIYGYRKKDWMIREILRVFLFFILIR
- a CDS encoding C40 family peptidase, which translates into the protein MQTTINSNIFTTYIFGADTISDFMGRVMNIKEITNYDNELIAQINENIKEVQKQETTLKNLKASLEEDKKEQASLQKTFQAKLTEQNKTVADNTSEAAANQESIESIQKNLAAIQKASDASKVNNVTQATPNKKPAAKPSQPQKPSTDNNQSSNTNQENNSSNQENNNTSQEENNNTSSDNTLTSSEELGLAIANKALTRQGYMYVWGGGHSWSSIKNPNWTQFDCSGLVNWAHYQAGVDLGRIHYTGSLINAGKGVTKSQLQAGDIILFSDNGKASGVHHVGIYIGDNKMVHAPSTGKAIQVANLNYSYWQREWYTCRRLY
- the nrdD gene encoding anaerobic ribonucleoside-triphosphate reductase, encoding MKIIKRNGAEVIFDQSKITAAIEKANNEVVSKDRLSDEDIDNITNNVKYQCEKMKRALNVEEIQNLVENEIMKLNAFAVARKYITYRYMRALVRKSNTTDEQILSLIECANEEVKQENSNKNPTVNSVQRDYMAGEVSKDITKRLLLPGHIVKAHEEGIIHFHDSDYFAQHMHNCCLVNLEDMLQNGTVISETMIERPKSFSTACNIATQIIAQVASSQYGGQSISLSHLAPFVDVSRQKFRKEVREEFEQENIPVTEEQINELAEYRVRKEINRGVQMIQYQVITLMTTNGQAPFVTVFMYLNEVPDGQVKDDLALIIEETLNQRILGVKNENGVYVTPAFPKLIYVLEEDNISEDSRYWYLTELAAKCTAKRMVPDYISEKKMLELKVDKNNEGHCYTCMGCRSFLTPYVDPKTNQPKYYGRFNQGVVTINLVDVACSSQGDMKEFWRIMDERLALCKEALMCRHNRLKGTVSDVAPILWQYGALARLQKGETLDQLLYGGYSTISLGYAGLCECVKYMTGKSHTDPEATPFALEVMQHLNDACALWKAQENIDFSLYGTPIESTTYKFAKCLQKRFGKIPGVTDKNYITNSYHVNVTEEIDAFTKLTFESQFQKLSPGGAISYVEVPNMQDNIEAVLAVMKHIYEHIMYAELNTKSDYCMECGYDGEIQIKEDKDGKLIWVCPNCGNTNQDKMSVARRTCGYIGTQFWNQGRTQEIKERVLHL
- a CDS encoding ABC transporter ATP-binding protein, whose protein sequence is MNENVIEVKKLSKQFATTIALENCDLMIKKGEIFGFLGPSGAGKTTTIKLLTGQLKNDSGDILVLGENPFSSKMKQKIGIMSDNSGLYEKMSVYDNLLLFTKIYDIDKSCIEKVLAEVDLLDVKNQQVSQLSKGMKQRLIFARTIIHSPSLLFLDEPTANLDPSTAQEVREIIKKLNAKGTTVFLTTHNMEEADEMCHRVAFLNHGHIIESGEPEALKLKYSKQLIRIKTDKKDYTIPLDKPLLKQELEQMNELLMIHSIEPSLKEVFLTLTKEES
- a CDS encoding acylphosphatase produces the protein MVRKHIIFKGHVQGVGFRITFYQQATRLHLTGWVRNLSNGDVEACVQGEWSLIQQAIMHMQSIRYIRIDHYDIEDLAVLENEKSFEMKY
- the galE gene encoding UDP-glucose 4-epimerase GalE, which gives rise to MKILVTGGAGYIGSHTVVELMQEGHEVVIVDNFYNSKPEALDNITKITGKRPTFYEVDCLDEMAMEKVFQEHHIDGAIHFAGYKAVGESVQKPMEYYQNNLMSTLVLCQLLRKYNCKNLIFSSSATVYGNPHTVPIKEDFPLGPTTNPYGTTKLMIENILRDIYISDDEWNIVLLRYFNPIGAHASGLLGEDPNGIPNNLVPYISKVAVGELECLGVFGNDYDTPDGTGVRDYIHVVDLAKGHVKALKKLTGDHGVYTYNLGTGHGYSVLDIVKAYEKANDVKVNYEIKPRRAGDIATCYADPTKAREELGWVAEKTLEDMCKDAYHFITKNR
- the nrdG gene encoding anaerobic ribonucleoside-triphosphate reductase activating protein; protein product: MKYATIKTVDIANGTGVRVSLFVSGCTHRCPDCFNEIAWDFQYGQDFTQETIDFILKALSPEHIAGLTLLGGEPMELVNQEGLLPLLRQVRNTYPDKNIWCYTGYLYEDLLPGGRAYGENTDEILSYIDILVDGPFIVSQKNIRLKFRGSENQRIIDIKRTNQACQVVLWDEK
- a CDS encoding elongation factor G; this encodes MRAYHSNEIGNVVVLGHSGSGKTSVIEAMAYRAGLTNRIGKIEDGNTLSDYSPEEIKRHSSVGLSVIPLEWNNCKINLLDTPGSFDFVGEVEAALKVAESALIVVPATEGISVGTKEAMHKAYDKAKMIYISGLDYPNAAYQQKLEDLKMTYGKAIAPIQVPIMEGSKMVGYVNVAKMEGRYFDGEQTHPCPIPDDMWDKITPIKNMIDEAVANTNDELLEKYINEEPFTKEEISWALRQGVMNKTLIPVLCGTNQIGIQIILNSMVAFFSAAGDMVNSMVVHNEETDEDDLIGFDESLAPSLFVFKTIADPFVGRISLFKVCTGSIRSGMTLFNVQKKEAEKLNKIYVMKGKDLIETDCLNAGDIGALSKLSYTQTNDTLCTLDYRITYETILFSQPYYGKAIKPVGKANEEKITNALNKLLEEDKTLKFENNGETKQQCIYGIGDIHIDSVVSKLKERFNIDVTLDNIIIPYRETIRGQVTQRYKYKKQSGGHGQYGDVEMTFEPSHDYTIPFIFEEKIFGGAVPKAYFPAVEKGLIEATKHGILAQYPVLGIKATLIDGSYHSVDSSEMAFKTATIMCFKEAMEKAKPALLEPFMTLHVYIDEKFTGDIMGHFNKKRARVMGSEILEDGLIKITAEAPQEEVMNYAVDLRAMTQGQGFFDMEFLGYEFAPDHVTKRVIANHQ
- a CDS encoding glutaredoxin — encoded protein: MKLFYLKNCPYCRQALTWIQELYQEDEKYQQVPLEMIEESEQSELADRYDYYYVPCFLKIRKNFMKEQLLKTLFKRYLRTI
- a CDS encoding LURP-one-related/scramblase family protein, encoding MKLLFKQRLFSWLDSYDIYDEHEHTIYSVNGKLSFGHCLDIYQNDQKVGRLKEVVLTLKPQFEMFIQDEYVGCIKKQITIFKPKFVLDCNDWTVEGNWLEWNYQIKDRHGVVIADISKDIYHLTDTYVLDIVKPENALYVLMIVLAIDAQKCSEYH